From a single Hippoglossus stenolepis isolate QCI-W04-F060 chromosome 2, HSTE1.2, whole genome shotgun sequence genomic region:
- the rbm34 gene encoding RNA-binding protein 34 isoform X2, whose amino-acid sequence MKKKVDHSAEASSEPASDYVVGQVSGSLFKKSSAASGSLAALFSTTTPAASLLFQPAPEPVQRGSEQQQQQKETPEVKGQKKKLPEKSAAEQKLENRESSLQEADEDERGKGTSVKKRKASGSGRENDTELWVMKRQRTKACREEESVKRKRTVFVGNLPISCTKKTLRSLFRNKGSIESIRFRSVVREDPSISRKVAAIKRKIHPKKQSVNAYVVFTDDDGVAKALESNGTEIEKDFHIRVDRVTDSSSHDHKRSVFVGNLSFEINESAFRQHFEECGSVEAVRLVRDQNSGLGKGFGYILFESPDSVQLALKLDGSKLEGRAVRVKRSVKKEKQKKKTNDRGTTGRPGRGPAKSAAKGPAKGPGRERGGFKSQKKFIGNQQRPTKSSGSFKGQMVDPIKKKKLKKKVKPNKTVHI is encoded by the exons ATGAAGAAGAAAGTTGACCACAG TGCTGAGGCGTCTTCAGAACCGGCCTCTGACTACGTGGTGGGTCAGGTGTCAGGGAGTTTGTTTAAGAAGAGTTCTGCGGCGTCTGGCTCGCTGGCGGCATTGTTCAGCACCACGACACCGGCTGCGTCTCTTCTGTTTCAGCCTGCGCCCGAG CCGGTTCAGAGGGGctcggagcagcagcagcagcagaaggagactccagaggtcaaaggtcagaagaagaagctgccAGAGAAATCAGCGGCCGAACAGAAGCTGGAGAACAG agAGAGCAGCCTGCAGGAGGCAGACGAAGACGAGCGAGGGAAGGGGACGTccgtgaagaagaggaaggctTCAGGGTCGGGTAGAGAGAACGATACAGAGTTGTGGGTGATGAAGAGGCAGAGGACGAAagcctgcagagaggaagagtcagtgaagagaaagaggacGGTGTTTGTGGGTAACCTGCCCATCAGCTGCACCAAGAAG ACCCTGCGGAGCCTCTTCAGGAATAAAGGATCCATCGAGTCCATCCGCTTTCGCTCTGtg GTCAGAGAGGATCCCTCCATATCCCGGAAAGTCGCAGCCATCAA ACGCAAAATTCATCCCAAGAAGCAAAGCGTTAATGCCTACGTGGTGTTTACAGACGATGACGGCGTCGCCAAGGCGTTGGAAAG TAACGGCACGGAGATCGAGAAAGACTTCCACATCCGAGTGGACcgagtgactgacagctcatCA CACGATCACAAACGTTCTGTTTTCGTGGGGAACCTCTCGTTCG AAATAAACGAAAGTGCATTTCGACAACATTTTGAGGAGTGTGGCTCAGTGGAGGCAGTGAGACTCGTCCGAGACCAGAACTCTGGGCTGGGGAAAGGATTTGGATACATCCTGTTTGAG agtcccGACTCGGTCCAGCTGGCGTTGAAACTGGACGGCTCGAAGCTGGAGGGCCGAGCCGTCCGGGTGAAGAGGTccgtgaagaaagaaaaacaaaagaagaaaacaaacgaCAGAGGAACCACAGGGAGGCCGGGAAGG GGCCCCGCCAAGAGCGCCGCCAAGGGCCCCGCCAAGGGCCCCGGGCGGGAGAGAGGAGGTTTTAAGTCTCAAAAGAAGTTCATAGGAAACCAGCAAAGGCCGACCAAAAGCTCCGGATCCTTCAAAGGACAAATGGTGGATccaattaaaaagaagaaactgaagaagaaaGTGAAGCCGAACAAAACTGTTCACATCTGA
- the rbm34 gene encoding RNA-binding protein 34 isoform X1 — translation MKKKVDHSAEASSEPASDYVVGQVSGSLFKKSSAASGSLAALFSTTTPAASLLFQPAPEPVQRGSEQQQQQKETPEVKGQKKKLPEKSAAEQKLENRESSLQEADEDERGKGTSVKKRKASGSGRENDTELWVMKRQRTKACREEESVKRKRTVFVGNLPISCTKKTLRSLFRNKGSIESIRFRSVVREDPSISRKVAAIKRKIHPKKQSVNAYVVFTDDDGVAKALESNGTEIEKDFHIRVDRVTDSSSHDHKRSVFVGNLSFEINESAFRQHFEECGSVEAVRLVRDQNSGLGKGFGYILFESPDSVQLALKLDGSKLEGRAVRVKRSVKKEKQKKKTNDRGTTGRPGRGPAKSAAKGAAKGPAKSAAKGPAKGPGRERGGFKSQKKFIGNQQRPTKSSGSFKGQMVDPIKKKKLKKKVKPNKTVHI, via the exons ATGAAGAAGAAAGTTGACCACAG TGCTGAGGCGTCTTCAGAACCGGCCTCTGACTACGTGGTGGGTCAGGTGTCAGGGAGTTTGTTTAAGAAGAGTTCTGCGGCGTCTGGCTCGCTGGCGGCATTGTTCAGCACCACGACACCGGCTGCGTCTCTTCTGTTTCAGCCTGCGCCCGAG CCGGTTCAGAGGGGctcggagcagcagcagcagcagaaggagactccagaggtcaaaggtcagaagaagaagctgccAGAGAAATCAGCGGCCGAACAGAAGCTGGAGAACAG agAGAGCAGCCTGCAGGAGGCAGACGAAGACGAGCGAGGGAAGGGGACGTccgtgaagaagaggaaggctTCAGGGTCGGGTAGAGAGAACGATACAGAGTTGTGGGTGATGAAGAGGCAGAGGACGAAagcctgcagagaggaagagtcagtgaagagaaagaggacGGTGTTTGTGGGTAACCTGCCCATCAGCTGCACCAAGAAG ACCCTGCGGAGCCTCTTCAGGAATAAAGGATCCATCGAGTCCATCCGCTTTCGCTCTGtg GTCAGAGAGGATCCCTCCATATCCCGGAAAGTCGCAGCCATCAA ACGCAAAATTCATCCCAAGAAGCAAAGCGTTAATGCCTACGTGGTGTTTACAGACGATGACGGCGTCGCCAAGGCGTTGGAAAG TAACGGCACGGAGATCGAGAAAGACTTCCACATCCGAGTGGACcgagtgactgacagctcatCA CACGATCACAAACGTTCTGTTTTCGTGGGGAACCTCTCGTTCG AAATAAACGAAAGTGCATTTCGACAACATTTTGAGGAGTGTGGCTCAGTGGAGGCAGTGAGACTCGTCCGAGACCAGAACTCTGGGCTGGGGAAAGGATTTGGATACATCCTGTTTGAG agtcccGACTCGGTCCAGCTGGCGTTGAAACTGGACGGCTCGAAGCTGGAGGGCCGAGCCGTCCGGGTGAAGAGGTccgtgaagaaagaaaaacaaaagaagaaaacaaacgaCAGAGGAACCACAGGGAGGCCGGGAAGGGGCCCCGCCAAGAGCGCCGCCAAGGGCGCCGCCAAGGGCCCCGCCAAGAGCGCCGCCAAGGGCCCCGCCAAGGGCCCCGGGCGGGAGAGAGGAGGTTTTAAGTCTCAAAAGAAGTTCATAGGAAACCAGCAAAGGCCGACCAAAAGCTCCGGATCCTTCAAAGGACAAATGGTGGATccaattaaaaagaagaaactgaagaagaaaGTGAAGCCGAACAAAACTGTTCACATCTGA
- the tomm20b gene encoding mitochondrial import receptor subunit TOM20 homolog B — translation MMGGRSSALAAGLCGALFLGYCVYFDRKRRSDPEFRNRLRERRRKQKAVKESAGQAKLPDLKDAEAVQKFFLEEIQLGEELLAQGDYEKGVDHLTNAIAVCGQPQQLLQVLQQTLPPPVFQMLLTKLPSISQRIVSAQSLSEDDIE, via the exons ATGATGGGCGGCCGGTCGAGTGCGTTAGCTGCGGGGCTGTGCGGGGCTCTGTTCCTCGGGTACTGTGTCTACTTCGACAGGAAGAGACGGAGCGACCCGGAGTTCAGGAACCGGCTGCGGGAGC gcaggaggaagcagaaggCAGTGAAGGAGAGCGCAGGTCAAGCAAAG ctcccgGACCTGAAGGACGCTGAGGCGGTGCAGAAGTTCTTCCTGGAGGAGATCCAGCTGGgggaggagctgctggctcAGG GAGACTATGAGAAAGGTGTGGACCACCTGACCAACGCCATCGCAGTGTGTGGTCAgcctcagcagctgctgcaggtcctGCAGCAGACTCTGCCGCCGCCCGTCTTTCAGATGCTGCTCACCAAACTGCCCAGCATCAGCCAG CGTATCGTGAGCGCACAGAGTCTGAGTGAGGATGATATAGAATGA
- the gtpbp2b gene encoding GTP-binding protein 2b has translation MVDLSQSGAVSPGHSRHGPGSGPGNTGRKAKKSRTRRSKRGRRRRNKKTQRNNPPPFLPPEAEEGNIEYKLKLVNPTQYRFEHLATQLKWRLQEGRGEAVYQIGVEDNGLLVGLTEADMKASLKTLKRMAEKVGADITLLREREVDYDFDRNTRKIAEVLIRKVPDDQQFLDLRVAVLGNVDSGKSTLLGVLTQGELDNGRGRARLNLFRHLHEIQTGRTSSISFEILGFNSKGEVVNYSESRTAEEICESSSKMITFIDLAGHHKYLKTTIFGLTSYCPDFAMLVVSANTGIAGTTREHLGLAMALKVPIFIVVSKVDLCSRGTVERTVRQLERVLKQPGCNKVPMVVSNPDDAVTAAQQFTQSTCITPIFTLSAVSGESLNLLKVFLNILPPLSNSKEQEELMQQLTEFQVDEIYSVPDVGTVVGGTLYSGVCREGERLVVGPTDEGRFLRLKVGSIQRNRSACRVLRAGQAATLALGNFDRSLLRKGMVMVSPKMNPTIGCQFEAAIVLLFHAKTFRRGSQVTVHVGNVRQTATVECLHGKDELRTGERAVVRFRFIKHPEYLRLGAKLLFREGVTKGIGHVTGLLPPFQNHDQNVDQNLQEH, from the exons ATGGTGGATTTATCCCAAAGTGGTGCAGTTTCTCCCGGACACAGCAGACACGGACCGGGCTCCGGCCCCGGGAACACCGGAAGGAAAGCGAAGAAGTCCCGGACAAGAAGAAGCAAACGAGGCCGGAGGAGACGGAACAAAAAGACCCAGCGGAACAACCCTCCGCCGTTCCTGCCCCCGGAG gctgAAGAAGGGAACATTGAATATAAG CTGAAGCTGGTGAACCCAACTCAGTATCGCTTCGAGCATCTGGCCACGCAGCTGAAGTGGCGCCTGCAGGAGGGCCGTGGCGAGGCCGTCTACCAGATTGGAGTGGAAGACAACGGCCTGCTGGTCGGCCTGACGGAGGCCGACATGAAGGCCTCGCTCAAAACCTTAAAGAGGATGGCGGAGAA AGTCGGGGCTGACATCActctgctcagagagagagaggtggactACGACTTTGACAGAAACACTCGGAAAATTGCAGAAGTCCTCATTCGAAAAGTTCCTGATGACCAGCAG TTCCTGGACCTGCGGGTGGCAGTGCTGGGGAATGTGGACTCAGGAAAGTCGACCCTGTTAGGCGTCCTGACGCAGGGCGAGCTGGACAACGGGCGAGGCAGAGCGCGGCTCAACCTCTTCAGACATCTGCACGAGATCCAGACCGGACGCACGTCCAGCATCAGCTTCGAGATCCTGGGCTTCAACAGCAAAGGAGAG GTTGTGAACTACAGTGAATCTCGGACAGCTGAGGAGATCTGCGAGAGCTCGTCCAAGATGATCACCTTCATCGACCTCGCCGGACACCACAAGTACCTGAAGACCACCATCTTCGGTCTCACCAGCTACTGCCCCGACTTCGCCATGCTGGTGGTGAGCGCCAACACCGGCATTG CCGGAACCACGCGGGAGCACCTGGGCCTGGCCATGGCGCTGAAGGTTCCCATCTTTATCGTGGTCAGTAAAGTGGATCTGTGTTCCCGTGGCACTGTGGAGCGAACCGTTCGACAGCTGGAGCGAGTCCTGAAGCAGCCGGGCTGCAACAAGGTCCCCATGGTGGTGTCCAACCCTGACGACGCCGTGACCGCCGCGCAGCAGTTCACTCAATCCACATG catcaCGCCCATCTTCACTCTGTCCGCTGTGTCTGGAGAGAGTCTGAACCTCCTGAAGGTTTTTCTGAACATCCTCCCTCCACTGAGCAACAgcaaagagcaggaggagctgatgcagcagctcactgagttccag GTGGATGAGATTTACTCAGTTCCAGATGTTGGGACTGTGGTGGGAGGAACTCTGTACAG tggaGTGTGCAGGGAGGGCGAGCGGCTCGTGGTCGGTCCGACAGACGAAGGGCGTTTCCTGAGGCTGAAGGTCGGCAGCATCCAGAGGAACCGCTCGGCCTGCAGGGTGCTGAGAGCCGGACAGGCCGCCACGCTGGCTCTGGGAAACTTTGACCGCTCACTGCTGCgcaag GGCATGGTGATGGTCAGCCCCAAGATGAACCCGACAATCGGCTGTCAGTTCGAAGCCGCCATCGTCCTGCTCTTCCACGCCAAGACTTTCCGCAGGGGGTCACAGGTCACCGTGCACGTCGGCAATGTCAGGCAGACCGCCACAGTGGAGTGCCTACACGGAAAG GACGAGCTGCGTACTGGCGAGCGAGCTGTGGTTCGATTCCGCTTCATCAAACACCCTGAGTATCTGCGGCTGGGCGCCAAGCTGCTCTTCAGGGAGGGCGTCACTAAAGGCATCGGCCATGTCACAGGCCTGCTGCCGCCCTTCCAGAACCACGACCAGAACgtggaccagaacctgcaggAGCATTAA